The following nucleotide sequence is from Candidatus Eisenbacteria bacterium.
CGGGGCGGCGACCGGCCTGGGGCTCGCGCCGAGGCAGCTCGCCAAGGTGATCGGGATCGCGAAGGCTTACACCACGCGTGTCGGCAACGGGCCGATGCCGACGGAGTTCGCGCCCGCGCTGGCCGATCGCTTCCGCCGCCAGGCGGGGGAGTTCGGCGCCACGACAGGAAGGCCGCGCCGCTGCGGTTGGCTGGACCTCGTCCTTCTTCGTCACGCCGTCCGCGTCAACGGGATCCAGGAGGTCTGCCTGACGAAGCTCGATGTCCTGCGGGGATTCCGCTCGCTCAAGATCGCGACGGCCTACCGGCGCGGCAGGCGGACCCTGCGGACCCCTCCGCTCGACGCGAGGGAGTGGAACGACTGCCGGCCCGTCTATCGCTCGATGAAGGGATGGAGCGAGCCCGTGACGGGCGCCCGCGCCTGGAAGGAGCTTCCCGCCGCGGCCCGCGACTATGTGGAGGGAATCGAGGAATCGATCGGGGCGCCGATCCGGATCCTCTCCCTGGGGCCGGGCCGGGAATCGACCTTCCCGATGCCCAAGGTCCGCTCCACGGGCAAGGGCATTGCAGCAAGGCGAAGGTAGATGTAGCCTTCGGGGCGTGAGCCGCTAGCTCATCCGGTAGAGCACCTGCCTTTTAAGCAGGACGTGCCGGGTTCGAGTCCCGGGCGGCTCACACCCCCTCCTCCTCGGGGAGCCCCTGTGTCCGGCCAGGACCTCGGCCGCACCGGGAGGTTGCTCTAACTCGCCGATTTTAGGTGTAGTTACGCCTTTCGGCTTTCGTGGCCAAGTGTTGGAAGGGGCTGCGGATTCTTTCCCTATCAATATCTGTCGTCTCCAAGCCGATCTCCTTTAGGGGCCTAGGGAATCCCTCAAGTGGCGGGAGCCGGGCCGGCCGGGGAGGGTCGAAGTTTTTTCTTGCGGGGGGGTTGACAGGCAATTGGGCGGGTGTTAGGTTGCCCCCTGGCAGTTGCAGGCTCACGGAAGTTCCGTTGGGAACGCCCAAGGGAGCGCTCATTGGCGCGGAGTTCGGAGGACGCACCGGTGAGGATGCGAAGGATCGCGGAAGCTCGATCCATACGTACGAAAATCCTCATTGACAGCCATCAGGGCATATGGCATAGTGCGCTCCATTCTGGGCGCCGATGGTGTAACGGTCATTGTTTCAATGGGTTGCGCCGACATCGGTGCGGAGGATTAGGACGCGGAGGTTCTCAGATTGATGCCTGAGGAGCCGAGCGATCACATACGTTCATGCGGCCAGTATGCGGGCCGCGCGAATCGAAGCCGAGGGGCCGATGGCCCGTCGGATGAACTTGTTTTTGTGGGGAGCGCGAAATCCCGACCTGCCCGCGCGACCCCGAGTTCGCAGGCAAGCAGGTCGGGTGCGAACCCTCCCGGACCGCGTCCGGAGAGGCGCATGAGTTCTGTGGAGGGTTTAGTCCAGTGATCAAGTTTGGCGAACCTAGGGGGAATGGTCGGTTGGCTTTCTCGAACCTGGGCGGCGTCATTCAAAGGAGGAGACGGGTGATGAGCGGAACAAGGACCAGGACCATTGTTTTCCTGACGGCCCTCGTGTTCTGCATGGCGAGCCTGCTGGTGGGCGCCTATGCGGATACCCGAGACACGGGCGCGTCGGTGAACTTGGTCATCAACTACCCAGCCTACCCGCTGATAGGGACGATGACCCCGACGGGGCCAGGGGGAGGTCCGTACATTGTTGCGGCGACCTACTTCCCCGATGCCACGACGCCGCGGGTGGTGCTTGTCTTCAACGAGGACATCGACGAGGACTCGATCGACGAAGCACAGCCCCCATCTCTGGACTTCACTTCGACGACGATGGACCTTGCGCTGATGGCTTACGACGCAGGAGAGGTCACCGATCAAGACAACGTCATCTACCTGACCTTCCCTGGTGGTATGCCGGCCGCAGGTTTCGATCCCAGTGGGGTCGAGATCCTCGCCATGAAGCCAGGCGAGCTCCAAAGTTATAGGGGCGACGCCACCGACCAGAGCTGGAACATCGACATCACCCCGATCACGATTGGCGATGGTCCTGTTGTAACCAGGTGCTTCATCCTGGACCGACAGAACGACTTCAACAATCCCCAGACGGTTCATCCTGGAGCACCGGTCGTGACGGGTCCGGACGACAACAGGGTTGTCGTCCACTTCGACGCGCCCGTCAGATTCGTGAGCACGGATGAGGCCGCGTTCGGACAGACCATTGAGTTCAACGGCTTGCTCTTGCAGACCTCGGCTACCCCGTCCGCCTCGATCGAGATCTCAAGGGCTGCAGCGAACCCGGCGACAGCCCATTTCCTGGCGATGCACCCGGGGGTCATGAATCTCCGTGTTGCGGCTGGCACGATTCGCTGGGATGCCCACAATGTCACGAATGCCGCGCTCAGCTTCAGGCAGACGGAGAATGACCCCCTGACGGGCGGCCCCCTGCTGAATGCCGTCTACCTGAACACGCTCAATGGCGATCCTGATGACGACTACATGGCGATCGTCTTCGATCAGGCGGTCACCTCGAGTGAGTTTCCCATCACACCTGTCGACAACGAATTCGTCACTAGCGGGTGGTCCGTTAGCGACGGGTCTGTCGGTAGCTGGTTCTCCTCAGGCTGGACGAATGTTCTGAAGGCCAGCGGCTTCACCATCGACGAAGGTGTCGGGTTGAATACCCTCGCCCTCCGCCCGCCCGACGAATTCTATATAAGGGATCTCTATGACTACCAGTTGCGGCTTGCGGTCAACCCCGTCGCGAGCAACGACCCCAACATTGAGATACCGGTCCCGGTGTGGGACGGCCCCGGGATCGTCCGCGCGGCCTACGACGACAACCTGTCGCCCAACGACTACGACGACGACCAGCTCTTCATCTTCCTCTCGGAGCCGATCCGCAACTTCACGGAATTGAGGCCCGCGCACTTCACGCTTGAGGGGTTTGCATTCGGTGACAACCCAACCTGGGACTATGCGCCCGGCAACCCGGATCAGTTTGCGCGGTTCATCATCCGCAACTTCACCCGTTCGACAGGCCAGAATCCCTATGAGCAGGGTTGCCGCATCATCCCGACCGACCCGCGCCTGCCGGTAGGGGGCCTTCCCGTGATCATCGGCGATCTGTCAGAGAATCCGCTTCACGACACGCCGCAAAACGGTGCCATTTCGCAGATGCGGTGGATCCCGGTCGTGGATGAGAGCCGCCCATCGCGGCTGACCCTGACGGATACCCACGAGGTGATCGATGATGCGTGGGAGTACGATCTGGTGAGAGAGGTCTACACACTCTATCTCCGCTTCCGCGAGGACGAGGCCAACGGCGGCGGCGCAGGGCTTGAGGACTCCGATCAGTATTTCCTCTTCCCGGTTCTCGAATCCCGCGAGGATTTCTGGAGCGAAGCCCTCATGGCCGCCCGGCTGGACAAGGCCATTCCGCTCGGCAACGTCCGTCCGCGCCAGATCGATGACGTCACCAGGCTCGCGATCTACGCCTCGACCCGTGCCCCGGACGGTAACGACCCTCCGGGGACGATCTACACCACGATCGAGGGAGACGTTCTCTACTCCGATCCAGTGACCCGTCCCTTGCAGCGGCTGAGCTTCCTCCTTGCCGCCGCGGACTGGCAGGGGAACTGCTCCAGGATCGAAGTCCCCAACGACCAGGAGTGGGGTTGGACCTGGCTGCATCCGCAGCCGCGGATCCCGAATCTCCGGGTCTATATCCAGCCAGAGTACTGCGGTGGCGCTGGCATCGAGACCGGAGAGGTCCGGCTCTACGGTCTCCACTTCATCCACGACTACGAGGTGGATCGGGTCCGCTTCGAGTGGTTGAAGGAAGAGGGAACCGCAGATCAGTGCGACGACGCAACGGATGAGGACTGGGAGCCCATCGCGACGGTTGGCGGTGTGAACCAGCGGCCGTCTCGAGGCGACCCGCTGATGTACCGCTCCAATTCAGGTGACCCGGGTGCCCCCCCGGATGCGCGGGATGATCTTCACGAGTTGAGGAGTGCCCCGCCCGCTGCGTCGCGTGAATTCACTTACCCGGTCGGTACGGGAACCTGGTACTCGTACTACGACGCCGATCGCGACGGGATCTACTCGGCTCGCGACGCCGTTGTACGTGACGCTGACCGGGATGGCAAGTTCGATGACGTCGGCGACGTTCTGGTCATTGGGTCCGACGGCTTCATCGAGACTATCCCCGACCAGGCGGACCTGACGCGCTTCACGACTTACAGCGACGACAGCGCTGCGAATCCCGCCTACTACTGGGTCGACACGAATGTCACCCCCGGCCACGCGCTGAACCCGACGTCCTACATCTTCCGCGAGAACAGGGAGAACTACGTAGACTACGGAAACGATCTGCCCGTTGAGGTCGTAGGCCTCAATCTATGGCAGGTCAACTGGGAGCCGTGTACCAACCGGTTGCACGGCGAGGACGACGGCGGGGACATCGGCTACAGCGGCGAGTACATCGTCCGCTGCATCGCGATCGATCGCTCCAACAATGAGGACGTGATCGATCAGCACTGCTACGAGTACGCCGACAATCCGCCGGATGACTATCCGTGGAACCCGAACGAGATCGAGCCGGTCACGATCGACTGCTCGGAGATCGCCATCGATCTCACGACAGTCCAGTGCTACGTCCCGACGTACGCCTGCGAGAACGGCTCTCCCACGACTTGGAGCTGGACGGTCGTCACCCTCGATCTGGACACGACCGTTCCGATCGTGGATCAGGTCCCGGCCGGCACGCGCTTCCTCAAGATCAACGCCGTGCCGGATGTGCCGGTCGATGAAGTGCTTGGCGTTCGCTTCTTCGGAAACCTCTGGGGGAACGTCGTCGGTGAGGTCGGCAACTGGAACGGCAACTTCAGCCCGAACCCCGACGGCGACACCTACGCCGATCTCGACATGGTGCCGGGCTACCAGTACAGGAACGGCTACGCCCCGTATCTCGATGACGAGCGGATCGACGATGCCAACGGCAACTTCATCTTCGACGCCGGCGATGTCGTCCTCGACATGGGTCGCGACGACGAGGTGAGCACGCCAGTCGGCCAGATCCTGATCCCGCTGGTCCTCGAGGACTACAATGAGGTCACGCCCGTCACGCCCCTCGACAACGACCATGACGGAAACGTGCTCGATAGCTCGCTCGATGACGACATGCTCGATCCGTTGACTGCTTACGCGGCATACTGGGATCTCGGCGGCGTCACCTTCGGTCCGCACTGGACCGGAACGATCAACGCCACCGTCGCGCGCGAGCGTCCGGCCTGCCCGGCTGGGCTCCAGACCGATACCGACACGGAGAATG
It contains:
- a CDS encoding adenylosuccinate synthetase, whose product is GAATGLGLAPRQLAKVIGIAKAYTTRVGNGPMPTEFAPALADRFRRQAGEFGATTGRPRRCGWLDLVLLRHAVRVNGIQEVCLTKLDVLRGFRSLKIATAYRRGRRTLRTPPLDAREWNDCRPVYRSMKGWSEPVTGARAWKELPAAARDYVEGIEESIGAPIRILSLGPGRESTFPMPKVRSTGKGIAARRR